A region of Marnyiella aurantia DNA encodes the following proteins:
- the tsf gene encoding translation elongation factor Ts, with protein MYTPVAADVAKLRNTTGAGMMDCKKALVEAEGDFEKAIEILRKKGQKVAANRADRESTEGAVIAKVNDDKTRGVIIALNCETDFVAKNEEFVKLAHDLAEMALGKTKEELLAADYKGITVAEKLIEQTGVIGEKIEIGSFETIEGPFLGAYIHAGNKIAAITSLSGDVNGSEEAAKAVSMQVAAMNPIALDETKVSQDTIDKELEIERDLLIKEGKPENIIDNILKGKMQKFYKDNTLVHQAFIKDGNMSVSDYVKSLDDSLKVVGFVRVSLT; from the coding sequence TTGAGGCAGAAGGAGACTTCGAAAAAGCAATTGAAATCCTTAGAAAAAAAGGACAGAAAGTTGCAGCCAACAGAGCCGACAGAGAATCTACTGAAGGTGCAGTAATTGCTAAAGTGAACGACGATAAAACAAGAGGAGTTATTATAGCTCTGAACTGTGAAACAGACTTCGTAGCTAAGAATGAAGAGTTTGTTAAACTTGCTCATGACCTGGCTGAAATGGCTCTGGGTAAAACTAAAGAAGAGCTTTTGGCTGCAGATTACAAAGGTATTACCGTTGCTGAAAAATTAATCGAACAGACCGGTGTTATTGGTGAGAAAATTGAAATCGGATCTTTCGAAACGATTGAAGGGCCATTCCTGGGAGCTTATATTCACGCTGGAAACAAAATCGCTGCTATCACTTCCCTTTCAGGTGACGTAAACGGATCTGAAGAAGCTGCGAAAGCTGTATCCATGCAGGTTGCGGCTATGAATCCAATCGCTTTGGACGAAACTAAGGTTTCTCAGGATACTATCGACAAGGAACTGGAAATCGAAAGAGACCTGTTAATTAAAGAAGGCAAGCCGGAGAACATCATTGACAATATCCTTAAAGGAAAAATGCAGAAGTTCTACAAAGATAATACACTGGTACACCAGGCATTCATCAAGGACGGAAATATGTCTGTTAGTGATTACGTAAAATCACTGGACGACAGCCTTAAAGTTGTTGGTTTTGTAAGAGTAAGCCTTACATAA